The genomic stretch CCGGTTAGcggagagacagcagaggatgaggaggggatGAGCTGAAGACACGCTGGGCGGACAACTGCGTATCTGTGAGTGACTTTTTACGACTTTAGACGCTTTTTCCTCCGTAAAAGCGGAGATTGGTCGCTTGTTTTATGTGTCAAGCCGGCTGCGACGGTGTTTGAGCCGGTGAACAGAGAGCTAAGGTTAATACTTTAACTTTATAAGGCAGCACAAGCGCTTTAGGGAGACACTGAATAAACACCATCATTATTATAATCATAGCTTTAGTGAAAAATGTAGGGGTGAAATACTTCAAGGTGGAGAGAAGTGGAGGAGAAAACTGCgaagaaaagaaatgagtaAAAGAAATTAAACGTGCATCATTGTTCAATGAGATGTGAGAAAAGTTTGTTCTGTGTCTACAGAAGTACTTAATCGATCATCTGTAACCTATAATGTTTATAGACTGGGCTGTGAAaggattgtttttatttaccatGGAGGAATGTGGACTGTGAacagactaaataaataaataaatgcgTTAAAATGCCTTTCCCCCTTGCTATTCGCATTTTTCAGGATAAAccaagattatttattaaaaaagcttttttttaattgtgaaaTTACAATATAACCAAGTCGCGTCCCCCTTGAGACACATTTGAGTTATTGTAGTTATTTTAGGAAGATTATTCATTTTGTTCTATTTTCAGTCGctgtgacaaattaaaattttgagcTTTAATTTGATTGTGGCTTTTCTCCACACAATGCGTCTCCAGTCTGTGATTTCACAGCGTCCTCCTCCTGGTATTTATGGCAGCTGAATAGATAAAGAGCGCAGTATTTATTGTAACCATTGGTTCAGCAGAGGACAGCATCATGCTCGGTCTACTGCGCCCCCTACTGGCCACCTGcttttacctgctgctgctgcccggCGGCCAGGGCAGGATCCCCGCGTACAGCAACGGCTTTCACTACCAGGACATCAGCAACGGAAACGGAAACGGAGAGAGtaagtgtgcgtgcgtgtgtgtgcgtgtgtgtttgctgcatgtgtgaggCAGATCAAACACGCGCTTCATTTGTGTACATCACAACACCTGCATGTGAGGAGAAGACAGTTATACTTTATGTCAACCGGGTTATGAAAACAAACCCTGCCAGTGATTGATGTGGTCTGCGTTGCAATAGACTTCatcctgtgtgcgtgcgtgtgtgtatttacgGAACACTTTTTCAAGAACTCGATATATCCGTGTTTATGTTGCCCTCAACGTAAAGTGTCAGTTCCTCCAAGCAGATTCAAGTGTTTTGTATACTTTGTAGTTCACCAGTTGCGTGGAGGTGCGGTGGAGGAAGTGTTCAGAAccagtacttaagtaaaagtagtcaTACCACACTCTAAATATATGCTGTCCTGCATTGATgatgttacttaagtaaaggtaTGTGAGCATAATCAGGCAGATTAATGCAGAGAGATGCCCAAATGATGACCATATACTGGATTATATATAATTAGATTCACATTCATGTATCAATGTAAAAGCAGCTTTTTACTGTCAACTACATGacaacttttttgtttgttttttgtttttaagtaaTCCCATCATACCAAACATGGAGAACAAGGTGATGCATGTCACATGTCTGGTGCTTGTGCTTCTTTTCTAGTCTATTTCAATGGGGTTCGTCTCCACGTGGAATCCCCACAGCCTGCAGTGTCAGCCACCAGGGGGAGCACTGTCACCCTTCCCTGTCACTACCACTATGAGCCTGAACTGACAGCTCCACGCAGGACCCGGGTCAAATGGTCCTGGTTGCCTGCCAACACCATGACTGCACCTGTTTCCCCTATAGCCTCCTTTAGGGAAACCGAGGTTATGGTCGCGATGGGCAACCGTCACCGCAGCTATGGCAGCTTCCGGGGCCGCGTTCGTCTGCGACGCTCTGCACCAGGGGACATGTCTCTGGTAATCAATGAGCTGCAGCTCAATGACACGGGCAGATACCGCTGTGAGGTGATTGATGGCCTGGAGGACGAGAGTGTGACGGTGGACCTGGAGCTGCGAGGTGAgggatgagtgtgtgagtgagtgagtgtggaTGCTTATTAATCATCTTGTGGGGACATAGATCTGtttacactgtcacattgtgggCACTCACCTTCCTCATGGGGACAAAAGTCCCAATAATGTAATTCAGTGTGCAGGAGAATCCAGAGATATCAACTGAAAAGTCTTGTGATGATgttgcaaaatgttttttgacttGAATCTTGTACTTTCATGTTGACACGCAAGGGTTGGCTGGTTCATGACGGACCTGATAAAACAGCTTCCTCCTGGAGTGCATACAGTATAAAGCGCGTGATGCAGTAAGCGGATGGCTGGATTAATCCACAATAATGGATTACAAATGATGCTCCATAACTATAAAGTTTCCAATGGTTCCTATAAATTTCCCCTTAaaccacatttttttaaaaaagacatctGTGAAATTCTTGACAGGACACCTCAAACTGCAACATATGAGTTTTTACATCATGGAGGAACTTCAAAAGGCTTGAAGATTTGATATCACACAGACCAGTTTAAAGttgcttttttattgtttttagatGCAAGATGCATCCTTAAATGAATCTCAGATTGGTTGAGACCCTTTGTAAACGAGGCAGGCTCTCTAACCATCAGGTCGCCTGcctgtgttttgctgtgttcaACCATAAAAACATAGAACAAACTGTTATAATACACTCATCTGCCCTTCGTAGGCGTGGTGTTCCCCTATTACGCTCAGGAGGGACGCTACCATTTTAACTTCTTTGGGGCCCAACAAGCATGCCAGGATCAGGACGCCACTCTGGCCACATTTGAGCAGCTCTTCACAGCGTGGGAGGAGGGGCTAGACTGGTGTAACGCCGGCTGGTTGGCTGATGGAACAGTGCAGTATCCAATCACTGTTCCACGTGACGGCTGTGGGGGCGTAGACTTAGCTCCTGGTTTGCGCAGCTACGGACAACGGCATCGCCTCCTCCACCACTATGACGCTTTCTGCTTCTCTGCCGCTGTCAAGGgtcagtatgagtgtgtgtgtgaatgtttcaaGCCTGAATATATCTCTGGATGACTCTTCACTCATGATCCTGTCCTGCTTTAGGGGTTGTGTACTTCTTAAAGCACCAAACCAAGCTCAACTTCACAGAAGCTGTCCAGGCTTGTGCCAGTAATGGAGGTCAGATTGCCAAAGTGGGCCAACTGTACGCCGCctggaggctgatgggattgGACCGCTGTGATGCCGGCTGGTTGGCTGATGGCAGTGTCCGTTATCCTATCACAAAGGCTCGGGAAAACTGTGGCCCACCAGAACCAGGGGTCCGTAGTTTTGGGTTCCCGCCTCTTTACCTGAAATATGGCGTCTACTGTTATCGGTAGAAGCTTCGGCTCAACACAAGTCAAAAACAACATTCTAACAGCGAACAGGTTCAAAGCTCTGCATGAGAGGTTAGCGTTAGCTGTAGCCTGGAAGCAAATTAGCAGTTAGCCAGTTTGTTCCTTTCTGAGCTATTTTGATGCCATCTGATGGCTACTGGCTCTCCATCTCCATAAGACTGCAACTGATGTCTCAGCATACTTTACTTCCTCTCAACAACTGCTAAACTACGTACATCCCTCATGAGATGATGCCACTTGTACTTCGACAAAATGTCTACACTATATGGCCAGATGTATATGAACACTACACCCAACAACTCATTCCAAATTGATGCCCCATGGGCATTAATGTGCTGCTATAACAGCCTCCACTTGTCTGCGGAGGCTTTCTACAAGGTTTTAGAACTTGTCTGCAGAAATCTGCTCATATTCAGTCACAACAGCGGTAGTTAAGACAGCTACAGATGTTGGGCGATTAGGTCCGGTTCATCTTTGGTATTCCAGATTATCCTcaaggtgttggatggggttgaggtcagggtcAATGACGTTcttccacacacaaactgtgagaACCATTTCGTTATGGACCTCAGTTTGTACATGGGGGCACTGTCATGTTGAAATAGGACAGTTCCTTTCCCAAACTGGTACCATAAAGTTGGAAGCACAACATTGTCTTAAATATGTGGCATTAAGGTTAGATCTAAGGAGCgacaaaaaacacataaaagtatATTAGCAGGGGTGTCCACATACCGTTGGCCATATAGTGTATAATATAAATAGAGAACATCTTCCCATTTTCTTGGATCAAGTTATTTTTGCAGCAAGTTTTCCTCACAGATCAAATTTAGCTTCAAATTCTTTGCAACTGTTTTGAAATTTGGCTGCGCAGCTTTGATTTTGATCGATCACCAGCAGTGACTTTAATTTCAAACTCAGGGAAGGTGTTCAGACTCTGAAAAACCTTCATGTTCAAATGAATTCACTGCACCCGAACTTTACCTCAATCCTTCATATAACCTGTATTTATTCAACGAAACGTTTacattgtctttgtctctccagAACATTAcaatcaaacaacaacaaacatgtaaTATTTGCTTCATACATCCGCAGACTTGTGGAAGTGCCTTGCTAAAGGGCACCTTGTTGGTTGAGTCCTTATCAGATCTTTCCAGTTACTTTCTCCACagactctttctgtctttctaacACTGTGAAATATACTGTAATCTCTGTTCGTCTTCTGTGTATCCCATTTTATAAAGTATAATGCATCTCTTCCTGATTTTTCTGGGTGATTAAGGGTGGCGTTCTCTGATGGAGAAAGCAGAAGTTATGAGTGAGTATCTGTATTGTTGTAATATTTAAACTACCTTTTTTACATCCATCGTGGAAGaagaaacagtgttttattaCGTACATgtacctttttttgttttttattctataTGTCTATGCATTTGTACAATTTTCTACGAATAAATAAAAACGCTAAAGACATTTTCATATGAGGTACATTTGTGACACCACTAGAGTAGATGGAGACTTTGGAAAGTTTGCAATCCAGGCCTTCATCCATGACGTAAAACCTGAGCTGCTACATCAAGAACAAAGCAGGCTTGCCAAATATAGCAAGTTTGCAATATGCATGGCCAGGCTGTCAGGTTGTGAGATGTTAGGTGGCAGGTAGGCCATGTTTTAAAATTTCCAAGGTAGCCTACAGTATGTTTGCTGCATGACCACTCAGTGGGCCTTTCAACTGCAGTCAcacatttcttttgattttagAGGGCGTAATAAAAATAAACCTCTATAGCCATGCTAGTGC from Chaetodon auriga isolate fChaAug3 chromosome 6, fChaAug3.hap1, whole genome shotgun sequence encodes the following:
- the hapln3 gene encoding hyaluronan and proteoglycan link protein 3; protein product: MLGLLRPLLATCFYLLLLPGGQGRIPAYSNGFHYQDISNGNGNGEIYFNGVRLHVESPQPAVSATRGSTVTLPCHYHYEPELTAPRRTRVKWSWLPANTMTAPVSPIASFRETEVMVAMGNRHRSYGSFRGRVRLRRSAPGDMSLVINELQLNDTGRYRCEVIDGLEDESVTVDLELRGVVFPYYAQEGRYHFNFFGAQQACQDQDATLATFEQLFTAWEEGLDWCNAGWLADGTVQYPITVPRDGCGGVDLAPGLRSYGQRHRLLHHYDAFCFSAAVKGVVYFLKHQTKLNFTEAVQACASNGGQIAKVGQLYAAWRLMGLDRCDAGWLADGSVRYPITKARENCGPPEPGVRSFGFPPLYLKYGVYCYR